In the genome of Rhinolophus ferrumequinum isolate MPI-CBG mRhiFer1 chromosome 24, mRhiFer1_v1.p, whole genome shotgun sequence, one region contains:
- the PCDHB4 gene encoding LOW QUALITY PROTEIN: protocadherin beta-4 (The sequence of the model RefSeq protein was modified relative to this genomic sequence to represent the inferred CDS: inserted 2 bases in 1 codon) — translation METLEKIQPNRQVMAFIMMVFLSQANPEPICYSVLEETESGSFVAHLTKDLGLGIGELAARSARVVSDDDKQRLQLDRQTGDLVLREKLDREELCGSTEPCVLHFQVFLETPVQFFEGELSIQDINDHSPVFLTREMLLKIPENSQPGTIFPLKSAQDLDVGSNGLQQYTISPSSHFHVLTRNHSQGKKYPDLVQDKALDREEQPEFSLTLVALDGGAPPRSGTITVRILIMDVNDNVPEFVHTPYEVQILENSPLDSPILSVFARDADAGNFGSVSYSLFQASDEIKQTFSINEVTGEIRLTKELDFEQIKSYHVEIEATDGGGLSGKGTVFIEVVDVNDNAPELTISSLTSSIPENAPETVVSVFRIRDRDSGDNGKTMCSIPDNLPFILKPTFKNFYTLVTEGPLDRESRAEYNITITVTDLGTPRLKTQHNITVLVSDVNDNAPAFTQTSYTLFVRENNSPALHIGSVSATDRDAGANAQVTYSLLPPQDPHLPLASLVSINADNGQLFALRALDYEALQALEFRVGATDRGSPALSSQALVRVLVLDANDNSPFVLYPLQNGSAPCTELVPRAAEPGYLVSKVVAVDGDSGQNAWLSYQLLKATEPGLFGVWAHNGEVRTARLLSERDAAKHRLVVLVKDNGEPPLSASVTLHVLLVDGFSQPYLPLPEAAADPAQADPLTVYLVIALASVSSLFLFSVLAFVAARLCRRGRAASLGGCSVPEGHFPGHLVDVSGTGTLSQSYQYEVCLTGDPGTGEFKFLKPIFPNLLVQDIEXEIKENPKCRNNFVLSIVLV, via the exons ATGGAGACGCTAGAGAAAATTCAACCAAACAGGCAAGtgatggcctttattatgatgGTGTTCTTGTCTCAGGCTAATCCCGAGCCTATTTGTTATTCTGTGCTGGAAGAAACAGAGAGCGGCTCCTTTGTAGCCCATCTGACCAAGGACCTGGGTCTGGGAATTGGGGAATTGGCCGCCCGGTCGGCCCGGGTGGTGTCTGACGATGACAAGCAGCGCTTGCAGCTGGATCGCCAGACTGGAGATTTGGTTTTGAGAGAGAAACTAGACCGGGAAGAGCTATGTGGCTCCACGGAACCATGTGTACTGCATTTCCAAGTATTCCTGGAAACGCCGGTGCAGTTTTTTGAAGGAGAATTATCAATCCAGGACATAAATGACCACTCCCCAGTATTCCTGACAAGGGAAATGCTCTTGAAAATCCCGGAAAATAGTCAGCCAGGgactatttttcctttgaaatcagCTCAGGATTTGGATGTGGGCAGCAATGGTCTTCAACAATACACTATCAGCCCCAGTTCTCATTTTCACGTTCTTACTCGAAATCATAGTCAGGGTAAGAAGTACCCAGATTTGGTGCAGGACAAAGCGCTGGATAGAGAGGAACAGCCTGAGTTCAGCTTAACCCTCGTGGCGCTGGATGGTGGGGCTCCGCCCAGGTCTGGCACCATCACCGTGCGAATCCTGATCATGGACGTCAATGACAATGTTCCTGAGTTTGTGCACACCCCATATGAGGTGCAGATCCTGGAAAACAGCCCCCTAGACTCCCCAATACTGAGTGTCTTCGCTAGGGATGCAGATGCTGGAAACTTTGGGAGTGTTTCCTATAGCTTGTTCCAAGCATCAGATGAAATTAAACAAACTTTCTCAATAAATGAAGTCACAGGAGAAATCCGACTGACAAAGGAATTGGATTTTGAACAAATTAAATCTTACCACGTGGAAATTGAGGCTACAGATGGAGGAGGCCTTTCTGGAAAAGGCACTGTATTCATAGAGGTGGTGGATGTGAACGACAATGCTCCCGAACTGACCATATCTTCACTCACCAGCTCCATCCCAGAAAACGCTCCTGAGACAGTTGTCTCTGTTTTCCGTATTCGAGATAGAGACTCTGGAGACAATGGAAAGACAATGTGCTCTATTCCAGATAATCTGCCATTTATTCTAAAACCGACTTTCAAGAATTTCTACACCCTTGTAACAGAAGGACCACTGGACAGAGAGAGCAGGGCCGAGTACAAcatcaccatcaccgtcaccgaCTTGGGGACCCCCAGGCTGAAAACCCAGCACAACATAACCGTGCTGGTCTCCGACGTCAACGACAACGCCCCGGCCTTCACCCAAACCTCCTACACCCTGTTCGTCCGCGAGAACAACAGCCCCGCGCTGCACATAGGCAGCGTCAGCGCCACAGACAGAGACGCGGGCGCCAACGCCCAGGTCACCTACTCGCTGCTGCCGCCACAGGACCCGCACCTGCCCCTGGCCTCCCTGGTGTCCATCAACGCCGACAACGGGCAGCTGTTCGCCCTGAGGGCGCTGGATTACGAGGCCCTGCAGGCCTTGGAGTTCCGCGTGGGCGCCACGGACCGCGGCTCCCCTGCGCTGAGCAGCCAGGCGCTGGTGCGCGTGCTGGTGCTGGACGCCAACGACAACTCGCCCTTCGTGCTGTACCCGCTGCAGAACGGCTCTGCGCCCTGCACCGAGCTGGTGCCCAGGGCGGCCGAGCCGGGCTACCTGGTGAGCAAGGTGGTGGCGGTGGACGGAGACTCGGGCCAGAACGCCTGGCTGTCGTACCAGCTGCTCAAGGCCACGGAGCCCGGGCTGTTCGGCGTGTGGGCGCACAACGGCGAGGTGCGCACGGCGCGGCTGCTGAGCGAGCGCGACGCGGCCAAGCACAGGCTGGTGGTGCTGGTCAAGGACAACGGCGAGCCGCCGCTGTCGGCCAGCGTCACGCTGCACGTGCTGCTGGTGGACGGCTTCTCGCAGCCCTACCTGCCGCTCCCGGAAGCGGCGGCCGACCCGGCCCAGGCCGACCCGCTCACGGTCTACCTGGTCATCGCGTTGGCGTCGGTGTCGTCGCTCTTCCTGTTCTCGGTGCTGGCGTTCGTCGCGGCGCGGCTGTGCAGGAGGGGCAGGGCCGCCTCGTTGGGTGGCTGCTCGGTGCCCGAGGGCCACTTTCCGGGCCACCTGGTGGATGTCAGCGGTACTGGGACCCTTTCCCAGAGCTACCAATATGAGGTGTGTCTGACCGGAGACCCTGGGACTGGTGAGTTCAAATTCCTGAAGCCAATATTCCCCAACCTCTTGGTTCAGGAcataga agaaattaaagaaaatcccAAATGCAGGAATAACTTTGTATTAAGTATTGTGCTTGTTTAA
- the PCDHB5 gene encoding protocadherin beta-5: METALAKTLQKRQVIFLALLLLLWEAGSESIRYSMPEETESGSFVANLAKDLGLRVGELATRGARIHYKGNKQLLQLDMRTGNLLLYEKLDREVLCGATDPCILQFQLSLENPVQFFQADLQLTDINDHSPEFLDREMLLKIPENVQPGTVFPLKIAQDFDIGSNTVQNYTISPNSHFHVVTHNRGGGRKFPELVLDKALDREEQPELRLTLTALDGGAPPRSGTTTVRIEVVDINDNAPEFSQLLYEVQVPENSPLNSLVVAVSARDLDSGTNGNVAYALFQGNEVNQPFVMDEITGEIRLKQALDFETTQYYNVEIAATDGGGLSGKCTVAIQVLDVNDNAPELTMSRLTSSTPENSPETVVAVFSVSDPDSGDNGRMVCSIQNDLPFLLKPTFRNFYTLVTEGPLDRESRAEYNITITVTDMGTPRLKTLHNITVLVSDVNDNAPAFTQTSYTLFVRENNSPALHIGSVSATDRDAGANAQVTYSLLPPQDPHLPLASLVSINADNGQLFALRALDYEALQALEFRVGATDRGSPALSSQALVRVLVLDANDNSPFVLYPLQNGSAPCTELVPRAAEPGYLVSKVVAVDGDSGQNAWLSYQLLKATEPGLFGVWAHNGEVRTARLLSERDAAKHRLVVLVKDNGEPPLSASVTLHVLLVDGFSQPYLPLPEAAADPAQADPLTVYLVIALASVSSLFLFSVLAFVAARLCRRGRAASLGGCSVPEGHFPGHLVDVSGTGTLSQSYQYEVCLTGGSGSNEFKFLKPIIPNLAPQGAGEELEEKTVFRNSLGFN; encoded by the coding sequence ATGGAGACAGCGCTAGCAAAAACGCTACAGAAAAGGCAAGTTATCTTTCTTGCTCTATTGTTGCTTTTGTGGGAGGCTGGTTCTGAATCAATTAGGTATTCTAtgccagaagaaacagaaagtggcTCCTTTGTGGCAAACCTGGCAAAAGACCTGGGACTCAGGGTGGGGGAACTGGCCACTCGGGGCGCGCGAATCCactacaaaggaaacaaacagctCTTACAGCTGGATATGAGGACTGGGAATTTGCTTCTATATGAAAAACTAGACCGGGAGGTGCTGTGCGGGGCGACAGATCCCTGTATACTGCAATTCCAACTATCACTGGAAAACCCGGTGCAGTTTTTTCAAGCTGATCTGCAGCTCACAGATATAAATGACCATTCCCCAGAGTTCCTAGACAGGGAAATGCTTCTAAAAATCCCAGAAAACGTCCAGCCAGGGACtgtgtttcctttgaaaatagCGCAGGACTTTGATATAGGTAGCAACACTGTTCAGAACTACACAATCAGCCCCAACTCCCATTTTCATGTTGTCACTCATAATCGCGGAGGTGGCAGAAAATTCCCGGAGTTGGTGCTGGACAAAGCGCTGGATAGGGAGGAGCAGCCCGAGCTCAGGTTAACCCTCACCGCGCTGGATGGCGGGGCTCCGCCCAGGTCTGGGACGACTACTGTCCGCATTGAAGTCGTGGACATCAATGATAACGCCCCTGAGTTTTCACAGTTGCTCTACGAAGTACAGGTGCCGGAGAACAGCCCGCTAAACTCCTTAGTTGTCGCTGTCTCCGCTCGAGATTTAGATTCAGGAACGAATGGGAATGTAGCTTACGCTCTTTTCCAAGGCAATGAAGTTAATCAACCATTTGTAATGGACGAGATAACAGGAGAAATTCGTCTGAAACAGGCATTGGATTTTGAGACAACTCAATATTATAACGTGGAGATTGCGGCCACAGATGGCGGGGGACTTTCAGGAAAATGCACTGTAGCTATACAGGTGCTGGATGTGAATGACAATGCCCCTGAACTCACCATGTCGAGGCTCACCAGCTCTACCCCAGAAAACTCACCAGAGACTgtagttgctgttttcagtgtTTCTGATCCAGACTCTGGGGACAACGGCAGAATGGTTTGCTCCATCCAGAACGATCTCCCTTTTCTCTTGAAACCCACATTCAGGAACTTTTACACCCTAGTGACAGAGGGCCCACTGGACAGAGAAAGTAGGGCTGAGTACAACATCACCATCACCGTCACAGATATGGGGACACCTAGACTGAAAACCCTGCACAACATAACCGTACTGGTCTCCGACGTCAACGACAACGCCCCGGCCTTCACCCAAACCTCCTACACCCTGTTCGTCCGCGAGAACAACAGCCCCGCGCTGCACATAGGCAGCGTCAGCGCCACCGACAGAGACGCGGGCGCCAACGCCCAGGTCACCTACTCGCTGCTGCCGCCACAGGACCCGCACCTGCCCCTGGCCTCCCTGGTGTCCATCAACGCCGACAACGGGCAGCTGTTCGCCCTGAGGGCGCTGGATTACGAGGCCCTGCAGGCCTTGGAGTTCCGCGTGGGCGCCACGGACCGCGGCTCCCCTGCGCTGAGCAGCCAGGCGCTGGTGCGCGTGCTGGTGCTGGACGCCAACGACAACTCGCCCTTCGTGCTGTACCCGCTGCAGAACGGCTCTGCGCCCTGCACCGAGCTGGTGCCCAGGGCGGCCGAGCCGGGCTACCTGGTGAGCAAGGTGGTGGCGGTGGACGGAGACTCGGGCCAGAACGCCTGGCTGTCGTACCAGCTGCTCAAGGCCACGGAGCCCGGGCTGTTCGGCGTGTGGGCGCACAACGGCGAGGTGCGCACGGCGCGGCTGCTGAGCGAGCGCGACGCGGCCAAGCACAGGCTGGTGGTGCTGGTCAAGGACAATGGCGAGCCGCCGCTGTCGGCCAGCGTCACGCTGCACGTGCTGCTGGTGGACGGCTTCTCGCAGCCCTACCTGCCGCTCCCGGAAGCGGCGGCCGACCCGGCCCAGGCCGACCCGCTCACGGTCTACCTGGTCATCGCGTTGGCGTCGGTGTCGTCGCTCTTCCTGTTCTCGGTGCTGGCGTTCGTCGCGGCGCGGCTGTGCAGGAGGGGCAGGGCCGCCTCGTTGGGTGGCTGCTCGGTGCCCGAGGGCCACTTTCCGGGCCACCTGGTGGACGTCAGCGGTACTGGGACCCTTTCCCAGAGCTACCAGTATGAGGTGTGTCTGACGGGAGGTTCTGGGAGTAATGAGTTCAAATTCTTGAAGCCGATTATTCCCAATCTCGCACCCCAAGGAGCAGGTGAAGAACTAGAAGAAAAGACCGTTTTCCGCAATAGTTTGGGATTCAATTAG